A window of the Thermoleophilia bacterium SCSIO 60948 genome harbors these coding sequences:
- a CDS encoding GGDEF domain-containing protein, with the protein MDVPRALGAPVLSSSQRRTSLSLAIAGMIIPILVAVLSDLDAHHLVFFIGAVTACVTTVLATTLSRSHPVLLLGAAYAGIPALTAMQAYSGGPASGYSILLVMSMVWFGFNASNRELLGAVALLAACAYLPMLVFGPPAYPVNWGNATLILLIGVAVMASLSFAMREVQRLAYRLSQDANTDRLTGLLNRRGWEQYGTAVIDRAFDSGERPAVVVLDLDALKQINDGFGHDEGDRVIRGTARRIRETLVDGELAARIGGDEFVLLLAPERATAAAAIVADLHERTPALESFSAGIATWRPPETLDQLVARCDPALYAAKLAGGARSKVLD; encoded by the coding sequence ATGGATGTCCCACGAGCACTCGGCGCGCCGGTGCTCTCCTCCTCGCAGCGCCGCACATCGCTCAGCCTGGCGATCGCCGGGATGATCATCCCGATCCTCGTCGCGGTCCTGAGCGACCTCGACGCACACCACCTCGTCTTCTTCATCGGCGCGGTGACCGCGTGCGTGACCACCGTGCTGGCGACGACGCTCTCGCGCTCGCACCCCGTCCTCCTGCTCGGCGCGGCCTACGCCGGGATCCCGGCGCTGACGGCGATGCAGGCCTACAGCGGCGGACCGGCGTCGGGATATTCGATCCTGCTCGTCATGAGCATGGTCTGGTTCGGCTTCAACGCGTCGAACCGCGAATTGCTCGGCGCCGTCGCGCTGCTCGCGGCCTGCGCCTACCTGCCGATGCTCGTGTTCGGGCCGCCGGCCTATCCGGTCAACTGGGGCAACGCGACGCTGATCCTGCTGATCGGGGTCGCGGTCATGGCGTCGCTGTCCTTCGCGATGCGTGAGGTCCAGCGGCTGGCCTATCGGCTCTCCCAGGACGCCAACACCGACCGGCTCACCGGCCTGCTCAACCGTCGCGGCTGGGAGCAGTACGGGACAGCGGTGATCGACCGCGCCTTCGACAGCGGTGAGCGCCCCGCGGTCGTCGTCCTCGACCTCGACGCGCTCAAGCAGATCAACGACGGCTTCGGCCACGACGAGGGCGACCGCGTCATCCGCGGCACGGCGCGACGGATCCGCGAGACGCTCGTCGACGGCGAGCTCGCCGCCCGGATCGGCGGTGACGAGTTCGTACTGCTGCTCGCGCCTGAGCGCGCGACGGCGGCGGCGGCGATCGTCGCCGACCTGCACGAGCGGACGCCGGCGCTCGAATCGTTCTCGGCCGGCATCGCGACGTGGCGGCCGCCGGAGACGCTCGATCAACTCGTCGCGCGCTGCGACCCGGCGCTCTACGCCGCCAAGCTGGCCGGCGGCGCGCGCTCGAAGGTCCTCGACTGA
- a CDS encoding ABC transporter permease, translating to MGYTSLFSGSFGTTEGFFFDWNFSNYAEALSGRADQILKTLAFSGTATILALLIAYPLAYAIAVRVSPRWRLVLLFAVVAPFFTTYLIRTIAWVTILSDSSPAVDILQFLQIIPDDGRLLATPAAVIAGLTYNFLPFMILPIYASLEQLDTRLLEAGQDLYASARTTFRKVTLPLTAPGIIAGILLTFIPAFGDYVNAQFLGGTNQFMIGNQIQSLYLVERDYPEAAALSFLMMAAILIIVTIYIRLAGTDAFMGSDDEAKA from the coding sequence ATGGGCTACACATCGCTGTTCTCGGGCTCGTTCGGGACCACGGAGGGCTTCTTCTTCGACTGGAATTTCTCGAACTACGCCGAGGCGCTCAGCGGACGCGCCGATCAGATCCTCAAGACGCTCGCGTTCTCGGGCACCGCGACGATCCTCGCGCTGCTGATCGCCTACCCGCTCGCCTATGCGATCGCGGTGCGGGTCAGCCCGCGCTGGCGGCTCGTCCTGCTGTTCGCGGTCGTGGCACCGTTCTTCACGACGTACCTGATCAGGACGATCGCCTGGGTGACGATCCTGAGCGACTCGAGCCCGGCGGTCGACATCCTCCAGTTCCTGCAGATCATCCCCGACGACGGTCGCCTGCTCGCGACCCCGGCCGCCGTCATCGCCGGCCTCACCTACAACTTCCTGCCGTTCATGATCCTGCCGATCTACGCGTCGCTCGAGCAGCTCGACACGCGTCTGCTGGAGGCCGGTCAGGACCTCTACGCGTCGGCGCGAACGACGTTTCGCAAGGTGACGCTGCCTCTGACCGCGCCCGGGATCATCGCCGGCATCCTGCTGACGTTCATCCCCGCGTTCGGCGACTACGTCAACGCGCAGTTCCTCGGCGGTACGAACCAGTTCATGATCGGTAATCAGATCCAGTCGCTCTATCTGGTCGAGCGCGACTATCCGGAGGCGGCCGCGCTCTCGTTCCTGATGATGGCGGCGATCCTGATCATCGTCACGATCTACATCCGCCTCGCCGGCACCGACGCCTTCATGGGCTCCGACGACGAGGCGAAGGCATGA
- a CDS encoding Holliday junction resolvase, producing MSADATTAALVAACCLLALVAIKYAAYRVRYRFDSDDIEAARADAAKRSRAVKGGHATEQMAPLLGEFAERFDPADARFLGGPVDYVVFDGLAEGRIRGVFLVEVKTGGSRLNANEVRVRDAVDEGRVAYEVLRLG from the coding sequence ATGTCAGCCGACGCCACGACCGCCGCGCTCGTCGCCGCCTGCTGCCTGCTCGCGCTCGTCGCGATCAAGTACGCGGCCTACCGCGTGCGCTACCGCTTCGACAGCGACGACATCGAGGCGGCGCGCGCCGACGCGGCAAAGCGCAGCCGGGCGGTGAAGGGCGGCCACGCGACCGAGCAGATGGCGCCGCTGCTCGGCGAGTTCGCCGAGCGCTTCGACCCCGCCGACGCCCGGTTCCTCGGCGGGCCGGTCGACTACGTCGTCTTCGACGGCCTCGCCGAGGGCCGGATCCGCGGCGTCTTCCTGGTCGAGGTGAAGACGGGCGGGTCGCGCCTCAACGCGAACGAGGTGCGGGTTCGCGACGCGGTCGACGAAGGCCGTGTCGCCTACGAGGTCCTGCGCCTCGGCTGA
- a CDS encoding aldehyde dehydrogenase, producing the protein MDFETRLLIGGELTAGDGEELAVENPYSEETIATVAAPSDEQFAAALRASREGAREWSQVPALERGEMLHEVAARLRSNQAELARVMTLEGGKPYIENHDEIDWCAAAFDFYAELGRAEAGRVIPPIESSQLAMVVKEPMGVVGCIVPWNYPLLLLTWKLAPALAAGNACLAKPSELTPLSTLALGPLLDHLPAGVLGLLAGDGRVGARIAEAEEVDCVAFTGSVETGRKIASAAAARLGRVNLEMGGKDPFVVCSDVAAGGGLGVAARGGAWAAYLNAGQVCTSAERFYVMRDVYDDYLQAFADVARGLRLGDPMEATTDVGPMASAVQRGKVEAQVSAALDAGAELLVGGDRGGQDRGHFYAPAVVTGAAAETDLLREETFGPVAPIVPVASLDEAIELANSTRFGLGANVYTTDLKTMVRCMREIKAGTVWINDPLTDNDAGPFGGFKASGIGRELGREGLEAFQETKHVHVETEIADKEWWYPYGEG; encoded by the coding sequence ATGGATTTCGAGACGCGGCTTCTGATCGGAGGGGAGCTCACCGCCGGCGACGGCGAGGAGCTCGCGGTCGAGAACCCCTACAGCGAGGAGACGATCGCGACGGTCGCCGCGCCCTCGGACGAGCAGTTCGCCGCGGCTCTGCGCGCCTCGCGCGAGGGTGCGCGTGAGTGGTCGCAGGTTCCGGCGCTCGAGCGTGGCGAGATGCTGCACGAGGTCGCCGCCCGCCTGCGCTCGAACCAGGCCGAGCTGGCGCGCGTCATGACCCTCGAGGGCGGCAAGCCCTACATCGAGAACCACGACGAGATCGACTGGTGCGCGGCGGCCTTCGACTTCTACGCCGAGCTCGGCCGCGCCGAGGCGGGGCGCGTGATCCCGCCGATCGAGTCCTCGCAGCTGGCGATGGTGGTCAAGGAGCCGATGGGTGTCGTCGGCTGCATCGTGCCCTGGAACTACCCGCTGCTGCTGCTGACGTGGAAGCTCGCTCCGGCGCTCGCCGCCGGCAACGCCTGTCTCGCCAAGCCTTCCGAGCTGACGCCGCTCTCGACGCTCGCGCTCGGACCGCTGCTCGACCACCTGCCGGCCGGCGTGCTCGGCCTGCTCGCCGGTGACGGCAGGGTCGGAGCGAGGATCGCCGAAGCCGAGGAGGTCGACTGCGTCGCGTTCACGGGCTCGGTCGAGACCGGCCGCAAGATCGCCTCCGCCGCGGCCGCGCGACTCGGCCGCGTCAACCTCGAGATGGGCGGCAAGGACCCGTTCGTCGTCTGCTCGGACGTCGCGGCGGGCGGCGGCCTCGGGGTCGCGGCCCGCGGCGGCGCCTGGGCGGCGTATCTGAACGCGGGCCAGGTCTGCACCTCCGCCGAGCGCTTCTACGTCATGAGGGATGTCTACGACGACTACCTGCAGGCGTTCGCGGACGTCGCCCGCGGGTTGCGGCTCGGCGACCCGATGGAGGCGACGACCGACGTCGGCCCGATGGCCTCCGCCGTCCAGCGCGGCAAGGTCGAGGCGCAGGTCTCGGCCGCGCTCGACGCCGGTGCCGAGCTCCTCGTCGGCGGCGATCGCGGCGGTCAGGACCGCGGTCACTTCTACGCCCCCGCCGTCGTCACCGGAGCCGCCGCGGAGACCGACCTGCTGCGCGAGGAGACGTTCGGTCCCGTCGCCCCGATCGTCCCGGTCGCCTCACTCGACGAGGCGATCGAGCTCGCCAACTCGACGCGGTTCGGTCTCGGTGCGAACGTCTACACGACCGATCTCAAGACGATGGTCCGCTGCATGCGCGAGATCAAGGCCGGGACCGTCTGGATCAACGACCCGCTGACCGACAACGACGCCGGCCCGTTCGGCGGCTTCAAGGCGTCGGGGATCGGGCGCGAGCTCGGGCGTGAGGGTCTCGAGGCCTTCCAGGAGACCAAGCACGTCCACGTCGAGACGGAGATCGCCGACAAGGAGTGGTGGTACCCCTACGGCGAGGGCTGA
- a CDS encoding EAL domain-containing protein has protein sequence MKARTVPATTTVREMERTFLAEPDLACVIVEREGGHDMLTRECFFSESAGRLGFGRARHGRNPVSAISDGHPALVLPYELALPEAGRAAMRRDGSSRYDDVVVTPVADGLGKVSFGRLLGELSELHADRAKHDPLTGLPNRALLFERLETALRGARPERRPCLLFIDIDDFKQVNDSLGHPAGDELLIAIASRLGSAFRDCDMIGRLGGDEFVVLLSAPDEFAARAAADRVLLALSDPLTAGHRDFAVGASVGVALRTDETRPEQMLRAADLAMYEAKRSGKNRVGVYRPALHVAAVERLELRNALPKAIAEGQMSVAFQPIVNLETQAMHGVEALARWTHPERGPVSPLDFIRLAEETGEIAEIGAFVLRTTLGALRGWPELSGLRVGVNVSLVELEIPGYARRVEEILADAGFGPERLILEITESAFARDDIVALHALHELTELGVGLAMDDFGTGFSSLARLGELPIGVLKLDKRFIDKLARSSDRRLLRGLLGLAREMEIDVVAEGIEEPEQLEMLRSMGCRLGQGYLISRPMAAESVQGWAATRPAPQRG, from the coding sequence GTGAAAGCGAGAACCGTCCCTGCGACGACGACCGTGCGCGAGATGGAGCGCACGTTCCTCGCCGAGCCCGATCTCGCCTGCGTCATCGTCGAGCGGGAGGGTGGCCACGACATGCTGACCCGCGAGTGCTTCTTCTCGGAGTCCGCCGGCCGGCTCGGATTCGGCCGCGCTCGGCACGGTCGCAATCCGGTCAGCGCGATCTCCGACGGCCACCCCGCACTCGTTCTTCCCTATGAGCTGGCGCTGCCCGAGGCCGGCCGCGCCGCGATGCGCCGCGACGGGTCCTCGCGCTACGACGACGTCGTCGTGACACCGGTCGCCGACGGGCTCGGCAAGGTCTCGTTCGGGCGCCTGCTCGGCGAGCTCTCAGAGCTCCACGCCGACCGCGCCAAGCACGATCCACTGACCGGGCTGCCGAACCGCGCGCTGCTCTTCGAGCGCCTCGAGACCGCGCTTCGCGGTGCCCGTCCCGAGCGCCGTCCGTGTCTGCTGTTCATCGACATCGACGACTTCAAGCAGGTCAACGACAGCCTCGGCCACCCTGCCGGTGACGAGCTGCTGATCGCGATCGCGAGTCGCCTCGGGAGCGCCTTTCGCGACTGCGACATGATCGGCCGCCTCGGCGGCGACGAGTTCGTCGTCCTTCTCTCGGCCCCTGACGAGTTCGCGGCACGCGCGGCGGCCGACCGTGTGTTGCTGGCCCTGTCGGATCCGCTCACCGCGGGACACCGCGACTTCGCGGTCGGGGCCAGCGTCGGCGTAGCGCTGCGCACGGACGAGACCCGCCCCGAGCAGATGCTGCGCGCCGCCGACCTCGCGATGTACGAGGCCAAACGCTCGGGCAAGAACCGCGTCGGCGTCTACCGCCCCGCCCTCCACGTCGCCGCGGTCGAGCGGCTCGAGCTGCGAAACGCGTTGCCGAAGGCGATCGCCGAGGGTCAGATGAGCGTGGCGTTCCAGCCGATCGTGAACCTCGAGACGCAGGCGATGCACGGCGTCGAGGCGCTGGCGCGCTGGACGCATCCCGAACGCGGGCCGGTCTCGCCGCTCGACTTCATCCGACTCGCCGAGGAGACGGGGGAGATCGCCGAGATCGGTGCCTTCGTCCTGCGAACGACGCTCGGCGCCCTGCGCGGGTGGCCGGAGCTCTCGGGGCTGCGAGTCGGTGTCAACGTCTCGCTGGTCGAGCTCGAGATACCGGGCTACGCGCGGCGCGTCGAGGAGATCCTCGCCGACGCGGGGTTCGGTCCCGAGCGACTGATCCTCGAGATCACCGAGAGCGCCTTCGCCCGCGACGACATCGTCGCGCTCCACGCCCTGCACGAGCTGACCGAGCTCGGTGTCGGGCTCGCGATGGACGACTTCGGTACCGGCTTCTCGTCGCTCGCGCGGCTCGGCGAACTGCCGATCGGCGTCCTCAAGCTCGACAAGCGGTTCATCGACAAGCTCGCGCGGAGCTCGGATCGCAGGCTGCTCCGCGGCCTACTCGGGCTCGCGCGAGAGATGGAGATCGACGTCGTGGCCGAGGGGATCGAGGAGCCCGAGCAGCTCGAGATGCTGCGCTCGATGGGCTGCCGGCTCGGACAGGGCTACCTGATCTCGCGCCCGATGGCGGCCGAATCGGTTCAGGGCTGGGCCGCGACGCGGCCTGCGCCCCAACGCGGCTGA
- a CDS encoding SRPBCC family protein gives MARNSIDIPVPPGRVFEVLSDPRSYGEWVVGSSQIRDADPNWPAVGSRFHHKVGWGPIKVSDHTEVLDADPPRMLRLRAKARPLGTALVTLGIAETGGGSRVTMIEDPGDRLSALIFSPLTHLLVRGRNVESLRRLRDIAVQLDQEPAAADRRLGESAQP, from the coding sequence TTGGCCCGTAACTCGATCGACATCCCCGTGCCTCCCGGACGCGTCTTCGAGGTCCTCTCGGACCCCCGCAGCTACGGCGAGTGGGTCGTCGGATCGAGTCAGATCCGCGATGCGGACCCGAACTGGCCCGCGGTCGGCTCGCGGTTCCATCACAAGGTCGGGTGGGGTCCGATCAAGGTCTCCGACCACACCGAGGTGCTCGACGCCGACCCCCCGCGGATGCTGCGCCTGCGCGCGAAGGCTCGCCCGCTCGGCACGGCCTTGGTCACGCTCGGGATCGCGGAGACCGGGGGCGGGAGCCGCGTCACGATGATCGAGGATCCGGGAGATCGGCTCTCGGCGCTCATTTTCAGCCCGCTGACCCACCTGCTCGTCCGCGGTCGCAACGTCGAGTCGCTGCGCCGCCTGCGCGACATCGCAGTCCAGCTCGACCAGGAACCGGCCGCGGCCGATCGCCGGCTCGGCGAGTCGGCGCAGCCCTAG
- a CDS encoding FAD-dependent oxidoreductase, producing MPGRVVRNTSGVVGRHDARGWWLDDAGPVEPEPPLEGDVRADVVVVGGGFTGLWTAWEVLAAEPEASVVLLEADEHCGAGPSGRNGGFANCLWFSLPGMRDRFGDARAIEVARESQAAVDAIGEFCEAEGVDAHFRQSGYMQVATTPVHDGAWERPLEALAELGEPQAARELTPAEVAERCASPVFRGGALYPGAATVHPARLALGLRRRLIDRGVRIFERTPVLEVRSGSDGVKVITPLGSVAAGRASLGAGGRLAAFGPTSRRLTLTSSHMVITEPVPDVLDELGWRGGECITDSRAMVHYFRTTEDDRIAFGWGGGKVVPGARTNGSTELDPPLVEEVAEHLVRFFPMLEGRRIDHGWGGPIDVSPSHIPVVLPVDERVAAGFGYTGNGVGPSRLIGRVLASLALDRRDAFSRLALIDPKPPAVPPEPFRFIGGSIIRAALLRSETAQEGGLQPDPLTALVAGVPERIGIHVGR from the coding sequence GTGCCGGGCCGCGTGGTTCGCAACACTTCGGGTGTGGTCGGACGCCACGACGCGAGGGGATGGTGGCTCGACGACGCCGGGCCCGTAGAACCCGAGCCGCCGCTCGAGGGCGACGTGCGCGCGGACGTCGTCGTGGTCGGCGGTGGGTTCACCGGGCTGTGGACGGCGTGGGAGGTTCTCGCCGCCGAACCCGAGGCCAGCGTCGTGCTGCTCGAGGCCGACGAGCACTGCGGCGCCGGACCGAGCGGCCGCAACGGAGGTTTCGCCAACTGTCTCTGGTTCAGCCTGCCCGGTATGCGCGACCGCTTCGGCGACGCGCGCGCGATCGAGGTGGCGCGCGAGTCCCAGGCCGCGGTCGACGCGATCGGCGAGTTCTGCGAGGCCGAGGGCGTCGACGCCCACTTCCGCCAGTCCGGGTACATGCAGGTCGCGACGACGCCCGTCCACGACGGCGCCTGGGAGCGTCCGCTCGAGGCCCTCGCCGAGCTCGGCGAGCCGCAGGCCGCCCGCGAGCTGACGCCGGCCGAGGTCGCCGAGCGTTGCGCCTCGCCCGTGTTCCGCGGCGGCGCGCTCTATCCCGGCGCGGCGACGGTCCACCCGGCGCGGCTCGCGCTCGGGCTGCGGCGCCGGCTGATCGACCGCGGCGTCCGGATCTTCGAGCGCACGCCCGTGCTCGAGGTCCGCTCGGGCTCGGACGGGGTCAAGGTCATCACGCCGCTCGGATCGGTCGCCGCCGGCCGCGCCTCGCTCGGCGCCGGGGGCAGGCTCGCCGCGTTCGGGCCGACGAGCCGCCGGCTGACGCTGACCTCGTCGCACATGGTGATCACCGAACCGGTGCCCGACGTCCTCGACGAGCTCGGGTGGCGTGGCGGCGAGTGCATCACCGATTCGCGCGCGATGGTCCACTATTTCCGTACGACCGAGGACGATCGGATCGCCTTCGGCTGGGGAGGCGGCAAGGTCGTCCCCGGAGCTCGCACGAACGGCTCGACCGAGCTCGACCCGCCGCTCGTCGAGGAGGTCGCCGAGCACCTCGTCCGCTTCTTCCCGATGCTCGAGGGTCGGCGGATCGATCACGGCTGGGGAGGACCGATCGACGTCTCGCCGAGCCACATCCCCGTCGTCCTGCCGGTCGACGAGCGGGTCGCGGCCGGGTTCGGCTATACGGGGAACGGCGTCGGCCCCTCGCGTCTCATCGGCCGGGTCCTCGCCTCGCTCGCGCTCGATCGCCGCGATGCCTTCAGCCGCCTCGCGCTGATCGACCCGAAGCCCCCAGCCGTCCCGCCGGAGCCGTTTCGGTTCATCGGCGGCTCGATCATCCGCGCGGCGCTGCTGCGCTCGGAGACCGCCCAGGAGGGTGGCCTGCAGCCCGATCCTCTGACCGCGCTGGTCGCCGGCGTGCCGGAGCGAATCGGCATCCACGTCGGCCGCTGA
- a CDS encoding ABC transporter permease, producing MGWIRRNWVIVFAGFATLYMLIPIAVIALFSFGDTPADKLTFDLSDGLTLKYWADAFGVAAINESLVTSIELAALATLGATILGTAMAIALVRYEFFGRKVSNLLIILPMASPEIVIGAALLSFFVNIAIIPLGFTTLLIAHIMFSISFVVVVVRSRLIGFDRRLEEAAADLGASPWETFRLVTLPLITPGVASAAALAFALSIDDFVISNFNSGTTETFPLYVYGADLRGIPVQVNVIATLLFALAVIGIVFVIWQQRRAEKLAARRDEDDEAVTLPVPPAPGAAGG from the coding sequence ATCGGCTGGATCCGGCGCAACTGGGTGATCGTCTTCGCCGGGTTCGCGACGCTCTACATGCTGATCCCGATCGCCGTCATCGCCCTGTTCTCGTTCGGGGACACGCCGGCCGACAAGCTCACCTTCGACCTCTCCGACGGCCTGACGCTCAAGTACTGGGCCGACGCGTTCGGCGTCGCGGCGATCAACGAGTCACTCGTCACATCGATCGAGCTCGCCGCCCTGGCGACACTGGGCGCCACGATCCTCGGCACCGCGATGGCGATCGCGCTCGTCCGCTACGAGTTCTTCGGCCGCAAGGTCTCGAACCTCCTGATCATCCTGCCGATGGCCTCGCCCGAGATCGTCATCGGCGCGGCGCTGCTGTCGTTCTTCGTCAACATCGCGATCATCCCGCTCGGGTTCACGACGCTGCTGATCGCCCACATCATGTTCTCGATCTCGTTCGTGGTCGTCGTCGTGCGCTCACGGCTGATCGGATTCGACCGCCGGCTCGAGGAGGCCGCCGCCGACCTCGGCGCGAGCCCGTGGGAGACCTTCCGCCTGGTCACCCTGCCGCTGATCACCCCTGGCGTCGCATCCGCGGCCGCACTGGCCTTCGCGCTCTCGATCGACGACTTCGTGATCTCGAACTTCAACTCCGGGACGACCGAGACGTTCCCGCTCTACGTCTACGGCGCCGACCTGCGCGGGATCCCCGTCCAGGTCAACGTGATCGCGACGCTGCTGTTCGCGCTGGCGGTCATCGGCATCGTCTTCGTCATCTGGCAGCAGCGGCGAGCGGAGAAGCTCGCGGCGCGGCGCGACGAGGACGATGAGGCGGTCACCCTGCCGGTGCCTCCGGCGCCCGGCGCGGCCGGCGGCTGA
- a CDS encoding NAD(P)/FAD-dependent oxidoreductase, producing MAPDAVVIGSGPNGLVAANRLAEAGWEVLVLEAEPDPGGAVRSGEIVEPGFVSDRFSAFYPLAFASPVIRELGLEDFGLTWRRSPNPVAHPGRDGSCAYIGEDVEETAAGLEEFARGDGAAWKRLMALWEEIGDDVLAALFRPFPPVVPVARLARKLGGGDLIRLARFATLDVRRLGEENFSGDGGPRLLAGNALHADLSPETPPSGVYGWVLCGLAQNGGFPVPEGGSGGLTRAMVRRIESLGGEVRCDSPVERIELVGGRARAVRLESGERIEARRAILADVAAPHLYERMLDPAAVPQGVHDDLKRFEYGDSTFKVDWSLDGEVPWLAEPARRAGTIHVAEGVDALTQHSAELARGLLPDEPYLVLGQYAHFDPTRSPQGKDTVWAYTHTPQTISGDARGEIEGELTGEAAERFADRVEEQIEAVAPGFRDRVRARRISTPADLEASNRNLVGGAINGGTPHLNQQLIFRPVAGLGRAETPVRDLYLASASAHPGGGVHGACGANAAYAAMSRRNALAPALLRRLSGSGTERPL from the coding sequence GTGGCCCCCGACGCGGTCGTGATCGGGTCGGGACCGAACGGTCTCGTCGCCGCCAATCGACTCGCGGAGGCGGGCTGGGAGGTTCTCGTCCTCGAGGCCGAGCCCGATCCCGGCGGTGCGGTCAGGTCGGGCGAGATCGTCGAGCCGGGCTTCGTCTCCGACCGCTTCAGCGCCTTCTATCCGCTGGCCTTCGCCTCGCCGGTGATACGCGAGCTGGGCCTCGAGGACTTCGGCCTGACATGGCGCCGCAGCCCCAACCCGGTCGCGCACCCCGGCCGAGACGGCAGCTGTGCGTACATCGGCGAGGACGTCGAGGAGACCGCCGCTGGCCTGGAGGAGTTCGCGCGCGGCGACGGCGCGGCGTGGAAGCGACTGATGGCGCTCTGGGAGGAGATCGGCGACGACGTCCTCGCGGCGCTGTTCCGGCCGTTCCCGCCGGTCGTGCCGGTCGCGAGGCTGGCGCGCAAGCTCGGCGGCGGCGACCTGATCCGCCTCGCGCGGTTCGCGACGCTCGACGTGCGCCGGCTCGGTGAGGAGAACTTCAGCGGCGACGGCGGGCCGCGGCTGCTCGCCGGCAACGCCCTGCACGCCGACCTGTCGCCGGAGACCCCGCCGAGCGGGGTCTACGGCTGGGTGCTCTGCGGCCTCGCTCAGAATGGCGGATTCCCCGTGCCGGAGGGCGGCAGCGGCGGCCTGACCAGGGCCATGGTCCGGCGGATCGAGAGCCTCGGCGGGGAGGTTCGCTGCGACTCACCCGTCGAGCGGATCGAGCTGGTCGGCGGACGCGCGCGCGCCGTCCGGCTCGAGTCGGGAGAGCGGATCGAGGCGCGGCGGGCGATCCTGGCCGACGTCGCCGCGCCCCACCTCTACGAGCGGATGCTCGACCCCGCCGCGGTGCCGCAGGGGGTCCACGACGACCTGAAGCGCTTCGAGTACGGCGACTCGACCTTCAAGGTCGACTGGTCGCTCGACGGCGAGGTGCCCTGGCTGGCCGAGCCCGCACGGCGCGCCGGGACGATCCACGTCGCCGAAGGGGTCGACGCGCTGACGCAGCACTCGGCCGAGCTCGCCCGCGGACTGCTGCCCGATGAGCCCTACCTCGTCCTCGGCCAGTACGCGCACTTCGATCCGACGCGCTCGCCGCAGGGCAAGGACACCGTGTGGGCCTACACCCACACCCCGCAGACGATCTCCGGCGACGCCCGCGGCGAGATCGAAGGCGAGCTGACGGGCGAGGCGGCGGAGCGGTTCGCCGACCGGGTCGAGGAGCAGATCGAGGCCGTGGCGCCCGGGTTCCGCGACCGGGTCCGGGCGCGCCGGATCAGCACGCCGGCTGACCTCGAGGCCTCGAACCGAAATCTCGTCGGCGGCGCTATCAACGGCGGGACTCCGCATCTCAACCAGCAGCTCATCTTCCGGCCGGTCGCAGGCCTCGGCCGCGCCGAGACTCCGGTGCGAGACCTCTATCTCGCTTCCGCGTCGGCGCATCCGGGAGGGGGCGTGCACGGTGCCTGCGGGGCCAACGCGGCCTACGCGGCGATGTCTCGCCGCAACGCGCTCGCGCCGGCGCTCCTGCGGCGCCTGTCCGGTAGCGGAACCGAGCGGCCGCTCTAG